The genomic interval TTTTGATgttgataattatgatataatgTTGATGTTGAAGATTCTATATTGTTGATGTTGATTATATTGTAGTTGTTGTTGAGGTgttgtgaaaatgtttttatCTATTTAATATTACAGATAAATCGATCTTATATTTAGTTTGTATTACACGGAATGGATTTAATTCGTGGATATATACAAATTGGCTcttaatataaaaaagaaaagaaaaggcaaCACTTAAAcgttttggaaaaaaatgagaaaacaaagaGGATTGTAACAATTCTGTACACAAAGACTTATTTGAGTGCCTCTAATTGTCTAATTGCTCACAATGGCTACCAGAACAAGGCTAATAGAAATGAAGGGCCGGAAAAGAGGCAATATAAACTCTCCTATACAGCTGCTTGTAACGTACAAATGACTTATTTCTTTCTTAACACTTTTAATTGAATTTGTAAAAGGAATTTGATTATTCAGTCTGCCAAAGGCATGGAAActgattcttccaaaacaacaCTGTCAACgttttactacatatttacAGTACAAGTTCTGTGGCGAAGAAATCTATGTCTTTCTATTCACAATgtaacatgtaattttttttttcaaacaagtAGGTATTCttcaaagaaagaacaaaaatgaTATTGTTATACGTGAGATCACGAATTCAACTTGAGCAAatgaaaattaagaaaacagtTTAAAGATTACGTattcaatgaagaaaaaatgcACGATTGCGATTTGAGAATCAAGTGAAAGGTTTTTAAGAATATGTGTGGCCAGATAACATCAGAAAACCCTCATTCGATAACCGTTTGTAATTGGATAGCGAGAGAGTGTGGGATTTATCGGCAATGAAAGAAATAACTGTTTTTAACAGCCATATTTAGAAAGTAGATTTATTGAGGAGGCAAGGAGCTGTTAAAGAGATTGAGATGGGGTTTGCACACTAACTGTTCACAAGTAACATTGTGATGTCGCCATctaatattatttcattttctgcCACTGAACTATCCCTTTAATATTCACGTCACCATTGTTTAAAGCTCCTATACATGTTAGTTGGGATAACAGCGTTACTAACACTTTAAAGGTTGTTAATTCTTACAACTCACCTATACATAGTTCAACAAAATAGCGTAGTATCCCTTTAACACCCGACCATTATTTAAATCCCTGGGAGTATGCAGATCGACAgagtggaggggtggggtgggaggggggcgTCTAGAACATTTCTTGGATCgttaaagcaaaagaaaaattaGACGGTCGCCTTTGAGAAATGCCAATATTTGAGGATAAAGTAGAAAATTCTTAAAACGTTACTTTAAAAAGTAGAAAATTGTGCAACTACCGTCAaccataaataaaaaaaataaaaaaaaataaaaaaaattgatcaaaacgGGACGGTGTTACCTCCTCCCCGTTTTACCCTTCCCTCTTTTCACAATAGTCGTCACTGCAGGATCGTCAAGATGGTGGAGGTGCCAGGTGAAATTGGTGTCACCAAGCAAACCAGTTGGCATCACTGAGGACAACAGAGGTGACTGGGACATCACGAGGCTCGATATAAGTCTGTCaattaacctatatatatacaattcaacaacaacaacaaaatagcGAAGCGAACCGAACGTCACAATGATATAAATGCTTGGACGAAATTATTCATAGAGAAAGCATCAATCGTAAGTTCTCTGCATTCAAACATGTCTACATGTTTATTCGTATTTTTTTCCCGTCGGATCCTTCACCGTGAACCATTCAGTTAAACTGAAATCCAGACAGGAAGTAGGCCTATACCAACTCGGTCATTGAAGTTCTAACTTCCTTGAGGAGACTTTGATGAGATGGGATGATACTTGACACATAGGCCATTCCAGATGTTAAACCTTTTCGGAAATAGAGTGTACAGAAAAGGATTGAAACAGCTGTTAAGGTACGACAGAACGAGTGTCAAAAGTCCCATGATATTTCTTGGATCGAAATTAGCTTCGACGTGGAGGGACATCATCTGATAAGTCCAAAATGGCAGATAACAAATCCAATAGATGATGACGATCAGGAAGATAATTTTCGCGACCCTCTTTTTCGATCTCTTCACTTCTTGACTAGACTTCCTAATCGGGCTGACTGTCCGTAGGAAATGATTCAGCAATAAGCTATACACGATTAACATAACGCATGACGGAATTAAGAATGACGTAAAACACATGGCTGTCATGTACATATGCATGACGCGAGGTTCGCCGAGAGTCCAACTGCATGTTTGAAATGGCTCACCGTTAGGTTGGACACCTGTTATCTGGCGCATTCCAAAGATACAGGGTGAAACAAGTAACAGGGATAGTACCCAGACGGCGACGTTGAGCCGTCTAGCGCAGACGGGGCTCCTGTAGCGGAGAGACCGCATCGGGTGCACGACGGCAACGTAACGTTCCACACTCATGACGCTGAGTATGTAAACGCTGACATGCATCGTCATTAAATCGAACGTGAGGATTAATCGACAACCTATGTCACCGAAAATCCAACCTTTACGTCCATAGTTAGTGATAGTGAAAAACATGGATTCCGCTATGTAGATGAGATCCGATACACTTAGGCTGAGAATGTACTTGTTAAGGGTGTTAACGGTACAACTGTTACTTGGACGAAGAGCTAACAGGATCACCGCGAAATTAGAACAAGTTCCGATgatgaaaattaaaagaaatccGCTTATCAAAAGTGCGCGAAAAAATATTTGCCATTCGTCAGCTGGGGCATTTTCACAAGCGGCTAGTGTCGTCGAgttaatcataaaaatattcttctgcGATGATAGAGTCGAAATGTCGTAGGAAGTATTCATGTTGAAAATGATTTTACTTTTCCTCTTTGCCTTCCTTTTATacctctttcttctttctttctttattattctGTCTTCCTTATTCCTTCTTCTTCAACGATGTGAATGACTCCAAAGCAATGTCGGTCTGGAGTAATTAAATGAAAATCGCTGTGCACACAGCGGCGAACTCAGCTAACCCCGGTATAGAGGGCAACATGCCAAAATTGAAACAAGTCCGAATATGTCCATATACGGTTACACATATTGAAAGGCACACATGATAAATCAAACAACCTGTTTGTGTTTCcccctggtatatatatatatatatatatatatatatatatatatatatatagcgtccatagcctagtggttagggtgtccgcgtacagagcgggaggcccgtggttcgaatcccggtggaggctgaaagttttttcactgttcttgattttccaactcattacgattttcatatatatatatatatatatagttatatatatagttatatatagttatatatatagttatatatatatatatatagttatatatatatagttatatatataaagttatatatataaagttatatatatagttatatatatagtgatatatatatgttgttatacatatagttatagttttatatatagttatagttatatatatagttatatataaaaTGTGTACACTGGAGTGTCTGagcaagaaagaaaacacagaTTGATAGTTTTCGTTCCCTGCCGAGGGGACCCTTGATACTTAGCTTCACGTGACACTGCTAAGATCACGTGGGTTACAATGTCGATATATGggattgagagtggatcaaaAGAGTTTGGTTTTTGAGGGCAATATCAATCTTGGTGACTTTCTTTTACAATTACGGGTATATGAGAGAATCCTGTGGTTACGGTACTTTCAGTTCTTTACCTAATTATGGAAAGATGCCTGTCAACTGTAAAGCTTTGGTAGATAGCTTTACGTTACATATCTGATGTGGCTATCTGTGTAATCATTTTGAAGGAACTATTGCTAAATTAATTTAAGCTTTCCTGTTAGTTTTGTGTCTATTACTTTTGTGCAACATTTTAGTTTTAATTATTCAACAAGATAGTTATATCTCTTTCTCTTCTCGGAATCTAGAATTCTTCACAGATTTCTACATTTAAAAATACGTCATTATCATTTGACGCTCAAAAGCAAACGTTTGAAATATCTAATCCACATCTTTCTGATTTTCTCGGTTAAGATTAATTTGGGTGACGCTCTTCTTAATAATTTTATTACTCTATTCTTTGTTAGAATgttctttttccttcttctcAGTATACTGGTGATTCggagaattttgtttttatcgttCCCCCTTGTTGACATCTTTAGACAGAAACTTCGTGTCTAATTGATGAAATTACCAGGTACGCAAATGTCAAAGAGCGTGCACAAGTTTGAAGAACGTGAATCAAAGTGGTGGGCTGTGGGTTTCATTTTCTTCGTTTTTGATGAGAATGAAACTTCATTCTAATTCATTGAATTTTAAAGCTTATTGTGTTTTGTAATCGATGACCAAAAAGGCAATTGTTTGCTGGATTCATTAAACGTATACGTAAACGCATAGCGTGACGCATAAAATGCTAAATTAAATTTGCATAATCATTCAGCGATATCATTTCGTAACAATATATTCGTTCGCCCCGATTGTGATATACAAAACTATGCTTGGTTCTGATACATCTGAAATAAAGAGTTATAATTGAAAGTGTAGAATTTCACTAAAGGATGGTATAAAGTTGCGGTCAACCCTCTGATGTGAGCAATCTCTCTCCACTCTCTTTctccccccccgccccccccccccgcccccctctctctctttctctattCTTAGTGTCATACAGACGTCTGGTCCATTGACATGTCGGCCTATGAATATTTACTGCAATTTACGCTATATCATTGGGAGACATCAATTCAGAAACAGAGGAAACGAATACTCTCTTTGGGTTTCACTAATTCCCCCAATGATGCGATTCGGTTACCGAAGGTTAATGAAGGAAAACTTGATATGCTtagttgaaatatttcaaacattgcTGTACAGAGCGTATAGACGCGGATAGTCCAGGGAATAATGTCTTTGTGTATGTCATTGACATCATCTTGGGTACAATTCTTGTCTGACTCGCCGATATGATTCTGATGTTACAGGCATCTAGGCCaggtatatatacaaacaatttTAAATGTACGGAACAAAGCAAAACATTAGATACAAATTTCACAGCtatgcatacatgcatgcatggatgGCAACGAAGAATAATGTGAAGTCACTGAGTGTAACacatttaatttgtttcttttataaaaCCTTATAATGTAGCGAAGTTAATGACAAAGAGGAGTTTTCCCGTAACTATTTGTAGAGGAAGCCTTTTAATCTATTCTCGGAATTGATTGTCGGTCGAGTCTGTTTTTACAAGGCTTACATCACTTACGAGCTTGTTATCCACAAGTTGAGAATTTGACGCTTAAACAACTTTAACAGATCTTACTGTTCTTTATACAATTCGCTTCCACATTTCTCCTCCTGTTGTCTCTATCCCTCTCGCAGAATTTACAACATGTGGTAGCTATCTATATGTCCAGAATgagcacaatatatatatatatatatatatatatatatatatatatatatatatatatatatatatatatgtatgtatatcaaCCGTCGCTTGTTATTTTTCCGTCTGTGACGTCGATTTTAGTATTGCAGCTGTACAAATCGTACATATGTAACAGTTGTAAAATGTGTTATCAATGGTCGTCCCACATCTCATCAATAACTGTAGAGTATTGGTTTCAGAGTTTTACCAGTTCCTATATGAACGAAATTGAATGATGACAGAATGATGGTGACTGTTGTCATGGTTTGAGACAGCTCAGTGATTGAagtttatgtaaattataattTCTCTAAATGTCATGACACTTATTTCAAAGgtgaaatattatgaaaatctAAAGACATGATATTGttgtaacaaaaataaaaccccCGTTTCAACATCTACATAAGTGGCGTGCGCCAAGGAGGGGGGGGAGTCATGTACCTCTACTGTCAGCTGTGCGGTAAACGTTTCATTCTGTGCATATTTTAGTCGGAAAAGATTAGACCACTCCTTCAATAACGGATTTCCTTCAAAAAGGTGCATGCCTTTACCTCAATCAGTCAGGCGAGTTTAAAGTTTGCATGTCCCCACCCCACCTGTCCCCCATCTAGATATCTctcccacctttgaaatccagTACACGTCATTGATCCACATAATCAACATGAAGTTATAGTTTGAAAATATAGTAACACACTATAGAAACTCGCATAATAATCGGACGGAGGTTATGATTGTCCTTTCCTGTGGAGGCTATAGTCTCCGGGCTGTTGAGAATTAAGAATATGCAAGTAATGAAAGTCAATCAGTCAACTTAAAACTTATACTACTAATGCTATCAGCGAGAAAGTTACAATATGTCGACATCTTTTTTAAGAAGTCATCAATTCTCTCAAAACGACGCAAATCTTGACATCGCGTTAAATTTCTTCAGGAGAAACAAAAATCTATATTGATCAGTAAACACAAACTTTAAACATACATGGAGAGAAGACGAGGTCTTTTTTATGTTTAACGTTGTCCATAGATAACAAGGAACTATATAGATACACCAATGACATCAGTAAAGGAGTCCTCGTGTGGGCTCCTATAGGGTCGACTATCTGGTATCTTAGATGGTATTATCTTGAgtcatttttgtaatatttttatagCCATTTCATTTgtcaattaatcaatattttgcAATATATTGCAAGTCTTTTCAAGGTAGCAATAAGATAAGTCATATATTGTACAGCTGTCGCTTATCAAGGTTTCAGTGTTATGCGCAATGAGTGGAAATATCATGAAAAAAAGGTTCCCCttcaatccctccccccccccgcccaccctaccccacccccactcgACCCGATTTTTCTGGGTAAAGAATGCTGAATTTCAGCTCAAAGAATCAATAAAGTCCGATCAGTTCATGGATTAagattttcataaaaaaattatatgaaagaTATAGCTACTATCCGTGTGACATCAAAATTCTGCCAAGCGAGTAATTATCAGTAAATTGACTATCATCTTCAAATTTTGTCTATCCGGAGGAAAATAATAACTATTAATTCTTTTGGCAGTAGAAGGTCAAGTTTATTCgatgaaaaaaaaggttatagTCTAAAAGTTTTAAAGGGCAATAGCGTTGTATGGAGTAAGATAAACACGTTTATTAGATTACACTGCAATCATTGTTAAGGGCGCTTCGAAACGAACAGACCGTCGTGTAACTTGATATTCTAGCAATTCGATAAAAGCGcctgttttcttcaaatttgcataaaaatCGCATTCTACAACTCTAATGCTACGCTCGTGTAAGTAGATTAAGTGGCAATTACCTTATTCAGATATGTATATTTGAAGACTGACTTGTCTTTAGTTTAACAAGATGATggtgtttacaaaaaaaaaaatgtcaccatGTCAAACTACACATACGTCAGTGATAACACGATTCATCTGTTTTACAAGATGTCCGCTCTGTGAGCAAAAATTAGTAAAGAACGATGACAAAATTGCGCATGTCATCGTCTGTAGCTATGGTAACGGATGAGGATGCAAAATCCTCAATTGATAACAACAAGTCACAAATGTCCAGGAATTGATCATTGATTTTGCAGGTTGATCGTTACTATATGTGGAATACCAAATAGCCTATAAAATTGTTTTGGTTGTACTGTGAGATATGGATGTTACTGCATCAACTGCTGATCTTCCAGCAAGcgacaccctcccccccccccactctctcCCCATGCAGCCTCTGATATACCTCTCCAACCTACACTTTCTCCTATTGTGAGGACACCGTTGTAGGAACTGTTACGTTACAGGGAGTCATTTCATATTGAAATGATCAATCTCTTCTCTCTCCTTTCAGCCTAGCCGATATCTACGTTATTAACTGCAATGCGTGTACACATGCAGTGtgtttgtgcgtgtgtgtgggtcgggggggggggctccatTAACACTCATTCTTATCTCTGTGAGGTGGGGCTGGGAGGGATTGGTTCAATCCGTTTGTCTCCGTTGTAATGTCTCCACCGGGTTATTGCAGTAGCCCATGTGTTAAGCCCGCATCCGGATAGACACTCCTGTTCGGGTCACGTGACAATCTTGTACTCCAAGGGAAGAGCCTTATAGGATGTAAACCAATAACGTCAGTGGAATGGTTTCATGAAACAACTAATTGTGTTCCTACACTTATGAAATGACCTAATCTTCATGTGTTAGGCCAGTGGAGCAGATAGTAAACAGCTGGTAAAAGTCAAGAACGACCGAACATCGAAACATAGCAAATGTTTGCACCATGTATATGGATACTCTGGTTATTTTACGACAGAATTACTTCAGGccattgaagaagaaaaagacacGTCTTCACTGCAATCGATCTGTAATATGTCAAGTTCAAAGAGCATTTTAAGCTCAATCTTTAATCAAAATTATagacttttgaagaaaaaaaggccaGCAGGTCAAATTATGCTCATTTCAGTGGAGCTAATTGTTCGTATACAGATTTCTCAGTCTTTTAATCAAcgattttgtttttcgtgttgttttcctttctttctttctctcgtCTGCGAATCCCAACACTTGTTAAATGCCTCTTATGATCGCTAAGATCCAACGGGGgtgaggggcggggggggggtgcggagAAGAGTATGCTGTGCGGATACATAATAGATTGTTCTTGTAAGACATCGAATCAATATCAGACTTGTACTGCATTCCGTTTCGATGATGC from Apostichopus japonicus isolate 1M-3 chromosome 19, ASM3797524v1, whole genome shotgun sequence carries:
- the LOC139960390 gene encoding urotensin-2 receptor-like, whose amino-acid sequence is MNTSYDISTLSSQKNIFMINSTTLAACENAPADEWQIFFRALLISGFLLIFIIGTCSNFAVILLALRPSNSCTVNTLNKYILSLSVSDLIYIAESMFFTITNYGRKGWIFGDIGCRLILTFDLMTMHVSVYILSVMSVERYVAVVHPMRSLRYRSPVCARRLNVAVWVLSLLLVSPCIFGMRQITGVQPNGEPFQTCSWTLGEPRVMHMYMTAMCFTSFLIPSCVMLIVYSLLLNHFLRTVSPIRKSSQEVKRSKKRVAKIIFLIVIIYWICYLPFWTYQMMSLHVEANFDPRNIMGLLTLVLSYLNSCFNPFLYTLFPKRFNIWNGLCVKYHPISSKSPQGS